A region of Carnobacterium gallinarum DSM 4847 DNA encodes the following proteins:
- a CDS encoding ComEC/Rec2 family competence protein, giving the protein MPQKKQKKRTSSKKSKQLKTNYSLVLFILFIGVSLGLIIGQNTDSTASLTEKITQIPNQIEKYINKNIEPKKQSNPKIKPVVTEEVTMRFLDIGQGDATLIQGTDGTNILIDTGRYDDKEKRIINYLNEYIGVGGKIDLLILTHNDSDHIGNADLVVEYFDVKKVWMNGHDTTTKVYEKVIDAIGSKNTSYEEPKSGETQKIGPFNLEVFNPTELAKSNQNDDSIITRISIGSFSSLFSGDAASRVEKEIIEKNLPVQSTLFHVGHHGSKESNSLVWLNKVKPELAIYSAGINNSYNHPSTETIERLDSLKIPTYGTDKNGTITVTIDKAGQYKVKTEKEP; this is encoded by the coding sequence TTGCCACAAAAAAAACAGAAAAAAAGAACGTCTTCTAAGAAATCAAAACAATTAAAAACAAATTATTCATTGGTATTATTCATTTTATTTATAGGTGTGTCACTAGGCTTGATAATTGGACAAAATACAGATTCCACAGCCAGCTTAACTGAAAAAATCACTCAAATTCCTAATCAAATAGAAAAGTATATAAATAAAAATATAGAACCAAAAAAACAATCAAATCCAAAGATAAAACCAGTTGTAACTGAAGAAGTTACGATGCGTTTTTTGGATATTGGTCAAGGGGATGCGACATTAATCCAGGGAACAGACGGCACTAATATTTTAATTGATACAGGTCGTTACGATGATAAGGAAAAGCGAATCATTAATTATTTAAATGAGTATATTGGTGTCGGAGGTAAAATCGATCTGCTAATTCTAACTCACAACGATTCAGATCATATTGGCAATGCTGATTTAGTAGTGGAGTATTTTGATGTCAAAAAAGTGTGGATGAACGGACATGATACAACAACTAAGGTTTATGAGAAGGTCATAGATGCCATTGGAAGTAAAAATACTTCCTACGAAGAACCAAAAAGTGGTGAAACTCAAAAAATAGGTCCATTTAATCTAGAAGTGTTTAATCCAACAGAACTGGCTAAAAGTAATCAAAATGACGATTCAATTATTACCAGAATCTCAATTGGAAGTTTTAGTAGTTTATTCAGTGGGGATGCAGCAAGTCGTGTTGAAAAAGAAATTATTGAAAAGAATCTGCCTGTCCAATCAACCTTATTCCATGTTGGCCATCATGGTTCTAAAGAAAGCAATAGTTTGGTCTGGTTAAATAAAGTGAAACCAGAGTTAGCTATCTATTCAGCTGGAATAAATAATAGTTACAACCATCCTAGCACTGAAACCATTGAACGATTAGACAGCTTGAAAATTCCAACTTATGGAACAGATAAAAATGGTACGATTACTGTTACGATTGATAAAGCGGGTCAATATAAAGTCAAAACTGAAAAGGAGCCGTAA
- a CDS encoding IS1634 family transposase, with amino-acid sequence MAIINQFDKRSGITYVYESISYWDKEKKQPRAKRTLIGKRDSNTGEIIPTDGRGRKHKEDPEAANSRKPGPVPIEIASRRFYGTTYLLDEIGKKLGLTEDLKQCFPASYKQIQSIAYYMILESESPLFRFEKWSTLHKHPYDKNISSQRSSELFSDISEEERTKFFMLQEKRRSGDEYWAYDTTSVSSYSQTLRQAQYGKNKEDDRLPQINLALVFGEKSGLPFYYRKLAGNIPDVRTVQNLLADFAVLGFDKVKLVMDRGFYSEANVNGLLKDHLKFIVAIQTSNCFARKAIDTVYDNFRSFENFDEQHELYSKTVLSEWEYKQERPYKKDVLTDKKRVYLHIYFNIDKFAEDETNFDRKLMAMRKEILSGKRVAKHERFYKQYFQIKETPIRGLQVTVIEDAVKATKRYYGYFTLISNEKMDAMAALELYRNKDLIEKAFGNIKDRLNLRRLLVSSEKSLDGKLFVAFVALIYLSYLKKHMHEAELYQNYTIQSALDKLDIIECFEYPGYDLRVGEVLTKQKQIYEALGITPPA; translated from the coding sequence ATGGCTATTATAAACCAGTTTGATAAACGAAGTGGCATTACCTATGTTTACGAATCCATATCCTATTGGGATAAGGAAAAGAAACAACCCCGGGCGAAACGCACACTGATCGGTAAGCGTGATTCTAATACAGGAGAAATCATTCCGACCGATGGTCGTGGCAGAAAACACAAGGAGGATCCGGAAGCTGCTAACTCAAGGAAACCAGGACCGGTACCTATCGAAATAGCTAGCCGCAGGTTTTACGGTACCACATATCTACTGGATGAGATTGGTAAAAAACTGGGTCTAACAGAAGATCTTAAGCAATGCTTTCCCGCTAGCTACAAACAAATCCAATCCATTGCTTACTATATGATTCTTGAATCTGAATCCCCGCTTTTTCGTTTTGAAAAATGGAGCACACTTCATAAGCATCCCTATGATAAAAATATTTCTTCACAGCGCAGCAGTGAACTTTTTTCAGATATTTCTGAAGAAGAAAGAACAAAGTTCTTTATGCTTCAGGAGAAACGACGCTCCGGAGATGAATACTGGGCTTATGATACTACCTCAGTGTCCAGTTATTCCCAAACGCTTCGCCAAGCTCAATATGGCAAAAACAAGGAAGACGATAGACTGCCTCAGATTAACTTGGCACTCGTATTCGGTGAAAAATCCGGTCTTCCTTTCTATTATCGAAAGCTAGCCGGCAACATTCCGGATGTGCGGACTGTTCAAAATCTTCTAGCGGATTTTGCAGTTCTCGGCTTTGATAAAGTGAAACTGGTCATGGACCGTGGATTTTATAGCGAGGCGAATGTCAACGGCCTTCTTAAGGATCACTTGAAATTCATTGTTGCGATTCAGACAAGCAATTGCTTTGCACGCAAAGCAATCGATACCGTTTATGACAACTTCCGTTCTTTCGAGAACTTCGATGAGCAGCATGAATTGTATTCCAAGACTGTCCTTTCAGAATGGGAATATAAGCAAGAACGCCCCTACAAGAAGGATGTTCTCACAGATAAAAAGCGGGTTTATTTACACATTTACTTCAACATCGATAAGTTTGCTGAAGATGAAACCAACTTCGATCGTAAACTTATGGCTATGCGGAAGGAGATTCTGAGTGGCAAACGTGTTGCGAAACATGAGCGATTCTACAAGCAGTATTTCCAAATTAAAGAAACTCCGATTCGTGGCTTACAGGTTACTGTTATAGAAGATGCAGTGAAGGCGACAAAACGTTATTATGGCTACTTCACTTTGATATCCAACGAAAAGATGGATGCCATGGCCGCACTGGAATTATACAGAAACAAAGATCTCATCGAGAAAGCCTTTGGTAATATTAAAGACCGCTTAAATCTTCGCCGCCTATTGGTGTCATCTGAGAAAAGCCTTGACGGAAAACTCTTCGTTGCATTTGTCGCGCTCATATATTTATCTTATCTCAAAAAACACATGCATGAAGCAGAACTTTATCAAAACTATACGATTCAGTCTGCCTTGGATAAACTTGATATTATAGAATGTTTTGAGTATCCAGGCTACGACCTTAGGGTCGGTGAGGTTCTTACAAAGCAAAAACAAATTTACGAAGCACTAGGCATCACCCCGCCTGCATAG
- a CDS encoding RluA family pseudouridine synthase, producing MKFSWQYLEKESHQVKQFLRTKGVSRGLLAKIKFQGGKIEVNNQVENAIHYLTYGDQVTITTPDEEGYETTVAVDNPIEIIYEDDHYLIVNKPYGVVSIPSQLSPQQSMANRVKGYYCRQAYIDQVVHIVTRLDRDTTGLMLFAKHGYAHALMDQELREKKLVKRYLALVTGTMDGADHGKIEAPIGRPPDSIIKRIVRSDGKYALTEYWVKKRYSDATLVDIQLHTGRTHQIRVHFAHSGHPLVGDDLYGGVHNQWIQRQALHCQELQFIHPFTQEKMQIKAPYPEDIGHWITAAEM from the coding sequence ATGAAATTTAGTTGGCAATATCTAGAAAAAGAATCACATCAAGTCAAACAGTTTTTACGTACAAAGGGTGTTTCCCGTGGGTTATTAGCAAAAATAAAATTTCAAGGTGGTAAAATTGAAGTTAATAACCAAGTTGAAAATGCCATTCACTATTTAACTTATGGAGATCAAGTAACCATTACAACTCCCGATGAAGAGGGGTATGAAACAACGGTAGCGGTTGATAATCCTATTGAGATTATTTATGAAGATGACCATTATTTAATTGTGAATAAGCCCTATGGAGTTGTTTCGATTCCTTCTCAGTTAAGTCCGCAACAAAGTATGGCGAATCGGGTTAAAGGCTATTATTGTCGTCAAGCTTATATTGATCAAGTTGTGCATATTGTTACTAGATTGGATCGAGATACAACAGGCCTGATGTTATTTGCTAAACACGGATACGCTCATGCATTAATGGATCAAGAGCTACGTGAAAAAAAACTTGTTAAGCGTTATTTGGCATTAGTCACAGGTACAATGGATGGGGCAGACCATGGGAAGATTGAAGCGCCTATTGGGCGACCACCAGATTCAATTATTAAACGAATTGTTCGTTCAGATGGGAAATATGCGCTAACTGAATACTGGGTAAAAAAAAGATATTCAGACGCAACCCTGGTAGATATTCAGCTCCATACAGGACGAACGCATCAAATTAGAGTTCATTTTGCTCATAGTGGTCATCCTTTAGTGGGGGATGATTTATATGGTGGCGTCCATAATCAATGGATTCAAAGACAGGCCTTGCATTGCCAAGAGCTTCAGTTTATTCATCCATTTACTCAAGAAAAAATGCAGATAAAAGCTCCTTATCCTGAGGATATAGGTCACTGGATAACAGCCGCAGAAATGTAG
- a CDS encoding NAD kinase codes for MKIAIIYNNNQKSVALADSLRKLCQQNQLILDEKHPNVVITIGGDGTLLSAFHRYAHLLSEIRFVGVHTGHLGFYTDWRDYELEELVASLVADQGESVSYPLLDVEVCYQEQEEKAHFIALNESTLKRVGGTMVCDVYIKDELFERFRGDGICISTPTGSTAYNKSVGGAVIHPRLEALQLTEIASINNRVFRTLSSPMIVAPNEWIKLKPATEDGFILTIDQLTSAEKNIIEINYRISKERIHFARYRHTHFWSRVEDAFIGAKKSHEI; via the coding sequence GTGAAAATAGCTATTATTTATAATAATAATCAAAAATCAGTTGCTTTAGCAGATAGTTTACGTAAATTATGTCAGCAAAATCAATTGATTTTAGATGAAAAGCATCCAAATGTAGTGATTACTATTGGTGGGGATGGGACTCTTTTATCCGCTTTTCATCGTTATGCTCATTTACTTTCTGAAATTCGTTTTGTTGGAGTTCATACGGGTCATCTTGGCTTTTATACAGATTGGCGCGACTATGAATTAGAGGAGCTAGTTGCTAGTTTAGTAGCGGACCAAGGTGAAAGTGTCAGCTATCCTTTATTAGACGTAGAAGTTTGTTATCAAGAGCAAGAGGAGAAAGCTCATTTTATTGCTTTAAATGAGTCGACATTAAAACGTGTTGGTGGAACAATGGTTTGCGATGTTTATATCAAAGATGAGTTATTTGAGCGATTCCGTGGAGATGGTATTTGTATTTCTACTCCAACAGGTTCTACTGCATATAATAAGTCAGTGGGTGGTGCTGTAATTCATCCTCGTTTGGAGGCATTGCAATTAACGGAAATAGCCTCAATTAATAATCGTGTTTTTCGGACATTGAGTTCACCAATGATTGTTGCACCAAATGAGTGGATCAAATTAAAGCCAGCTACTGAAGATGGTTTTATTTTAACGATTGATCAGTTAACCTCAGCTGAAAAAAATATTATTGAAATTAATTACCGGATATCTAAGGAACGAATTCATTTTGCGCGTTACCGTCATACGCATTTTTGGAGCCGTGTTGAAGATGCCTTTATTGGAGCGAAGAAGAGTCATGAAATTTAG
- a CDS encoding GTP pyrophosphokinase — MIENWDNFSAPYTQAVEELKIKLKGIRKQFRQESQHSPIEFVTGRVKPKDSILAKAQLRSIDMNRLETDMQDIAGLRIMCQFVDDIHMVVKLLRNRRDFKIVEERDYITNNKESGYRSYHVVLEYPVQLISGEKKLLVEIQIRTLSMNFWATIEHSLNYKYQGEFPEDINIRLQRAAEAAFQLDEEMSQIRVEIQEAQRLFSHNKGYLEEEKGLKPKIN; from the coding sequence ATGATTGAAAATTGGGATAATTTTTCTGCACCTTATACTCAGGCGGTAGAAGAACTGAAGATCAAGCTAAAAGGCATTCGAAAACAATTTAGACAAGAAAGTCAGCATAGTCCAATTGAATTTGTAACAGGTAGAGTGAAGCCTAAAGATAGTATCTTAGCTAAAGCTCAGCTACGTTCAATTGATATGAATCGACTTGAAACAGATATGCAAGATATCGCAGGGTTAAGAATTATGTGTCAATTTGTTGATGATATTCATATGGTTGTAAAACTATTGCGAAATCGTCGTGATTTTAAAATTGTTGAAGAACGAGATTACATCACAAATAATAAAGAGAGTGGTTATCGTTCTTATCATGTTGTTTTGGAATATCCAGTTCAATTAATTAGTGGTGAGAAAAAGCTATTAGTAGAGATTCAAATTAGGACGTTATCGATGAACTTTTGGGCAACGATTGAACATTCTTTAAATTATAAATATCAAGGGGAATTTCCGGAAGATATTAATATTCGGTTACAAAGAGCAGCTGAGGCAGCTTTTCAACTAGATGAGGAAATGTCACAAATTAGAGTCGAAATTCAAGAGGCCCAACGTTTGTTTTCACATAATAAAGGGTACTTGGAAGAAGAAAAAGGATTAAAACCAAAAATAAATTAA
- a CDS encoding CYTH domain-containing protein, translating to MSEQLEIEFKNMLTKAEYIQLLDYFQAHESSFFTQTNSYFDTPTWTLKKLGAGLRIRLLPHSAELTLKTPFQDGLLETTDSLSLHEGQQLIANKTIKLNGAVAEKLVELGVTPQELNLLGTLTTKRFEKETKDGLFVLDESQYEGITDYELEFEVKNHASGKLVFDNFLTTQQLSIRPAKNKIARMIEARYN from the coding sequence ATGAGCGAACAATTAGAAATTGAATTTAAAAATATGCTAACAAAAGCTGAGTATATCCAACTTTTGGATTATTTCCAAGCACACGAATCAAGTTTTTTTACTCAAACAAATAGTTACTTTGATACACCCACTTGGACTTTAAAAAAATTAGGAGCCGGTCTACGAATTCGTCTATTGCCTCACTCCGCTGAACTGACTTTAAAAACACCCTTTCAAGATGGACTGCTAGAAACAACAGATTCCCTTTCTTTACATGAAGGACAACAATTAATTGCAAATAAAACTATCAAACTAAATGGTGCAGTGGCTGAAAAATTAGTCGAACTGGGCGTTACTCCTCAAGAGTTGAATCTATTAGGAACGTTAACAACTAAACGTTTTGAAAAAGAGACTAAAGATGGATTATTTGTATTAGATGAAAGCCAGTATGAAGGAATCACAGATTATGAGCTAGAATTTGAAGTAAAAAATCATGCTTCTGGAAAATTAGTTTTTGACAATTTTTTAACTACACAACAGCTCTCTATTCGACCAGCTAAGAATAAAATCGCTCGAATGATTGAAGCAAGATACAATTAA
- a CDS encoding DsbA family protein, with the protein MLADKKQSTIPTFKRVIEIYLFVNPIGSRCYESEKEVLDFVKDLDQKVHFRFIPFHNFQTITNFMQFNQMPEKNLDLRNKICHNTYFASLAYKAALMQGKKKGRTFLLTLQHELVENNVIFSEALLIQVAEEAKLDIPMFLEDKESDFAKASYEADQRIAREMSIKNNPSMVIFDNENDTYGLLVESCITVDLLKKLCDPKATLKENNRSLVTQTPHSVISKQHLRVL; encoded by the coding sequence ATGTTAGCAGATAAAAAACAATCAACCATTCCTACATTTAAACGAGTCATTGAAATCTACCTTTTTGTTAACCCTATTGGCTCTCGTTGTTACGAATCAGAGAAGGAAGTTTTAGATTTTGTGAAAGATTTGGATCAAAAAGTCCATTTTCGCTTTATTCCATTTCATAACTTCCAAACTATAACTAATTTTATGCAATTTAATCAAATGCCTGAAAAAAATTTAGATTTAAGAAATAAAATTTGCCACAATACTTATTTTGCATCACTAGCTTATAAAGCAGCCTTAATGCAAGGTAAGAAAAAAGGACGTACATTTTTATTAACCTTACAACATGAACTAGTTGAAAATAACGTAATTTTTAGTGAGGCTTTATTAATTCAAGTTGCTGAAGAAGCAAAACTTGATATTCCCATGTTTCTTGAGGACAAAGAATCTGATTTTGCAAAAGCTTCTTATGAAGCAGATCAGCGTATTGCTCGTGAAATGTCTATTAAAAATAACCCTTCTATGGTAATTTTTGATAATGAAAATGATACGTATGGATTATTAGTAGAATCTTGTATCACAGTAGATTTATTAAAAAAACTTTGTGACCCTAAGGCTACTCTTAAAGAGAATAATAGAAGCTTAGTGACACAAACTCCACACTCAGTAATTTCTAAACAACATTTACGTGTTTTGTAA
- the pepF gene encoding oligoendopeptidase F: MSETQKLPLRPEVPVELTWDLDVIFKSDDEFNQSYQELETKLEKVDSVKGKIGESSKQLVKGIDFLLDVSNHLETIYVYAHLKNDQDTTNSDYQGMYDRASALATKVSEATSWFEPEVLEIPTEKLTSFFQENQELTLYRHFIDQMTSSRAHVLSANEEALLAGAGEIFGASSRTFSILNNADIQFPVIQDEEGKDVQLSHGVYGQLMESTNRDVREAAFKNLYKTYDGLKNTFASTLSSHVKYHNYNADVHHYHSAREKALDANHIPEAVYDTLLEVVDNHLPLLHRYVNLRKELLDVEELHMYDLYTPITGEAAISYTYEEAKAETLKALAPLGTEYLPIVEEAFDKRWIDVVENVGKRSGAYSSGAYETNPYILLNWNDTLNQLFTLVHEMGHSVHSYYTRKNQPYVYGDYSIFLAEIASTTNENLLTEYLLETQTDPKVRAYILNHYLDGFKGTIFRQTQFAEFEHFIHEKSAAGVPLTADYLSEYYADLNARYYGPSVAKDPEIAIEWTRIPHFYYNYYVYQYATGFSAASALSAKILAGEEGALDHYLNYLKSGSSDFPIEVMKKAGVDMTEKTYIEDAMKVFEARLNELEALIATLKG; encoded by the coding sequence ATGTCAGAAACCCAAAAATTACCTTTGAGACCTGAAGTTCCAGTTGAATTAACATGGGATTTGGATGTTATTTTTAAATCAGATGATGAGTTTAATCAAAGTTATCAAGAATTAGAAACTAAGCTAGAAAAAGTAGATTCTGTAAAGGGTAAGATTGGTGAGAGCTCAAAGCAATTAGTAAAAGGAATCGATTTTTTACTAGATGTGTCCAATCATTTAGAAACAATTTATGTTTATGCCCATTTAAAAAATGATCAAGATACAACTAATTCCGACTATCAAGGAATGTATGATCGCGCCAGTGCGTTAGCGACAAAGGTTAGCGAAGCAACTTCATGGTTTGAACCAGAAGTATTAGAAATTCCAACAGAAAAATTAACAAGCTTTTTTCAAGAAAACCAAGAGCTAACGTTGTATCGTCATTTTATCGATCAAATGACTAGTTCAAGAGCACATGTATTATCAGCAAACGAAGAAGCCTTATTAGCTGGGGCAGGTGAGATTTTTGGTGCATCTAGCCGCACATTTAGTATTTTGAATAATGCAGACATTCAATTTCCCGTAATCCAAGATGAGGAAGGAAAGGATGTTCAGCTTTCCCATGGTGTTTATGGTCAATTAATGGAAAGCACCAATCGTGATGTCCGTGAAGCAGCATTTAAAAATTTATATAAAACCTACGATGGATTGAAAAATACGTTTGCTAGTACATTATCTTCTCATGTTAAATACCACAACTACAACGCAGACGTGCATCATTATCACTCTGCAAGGGAAAAGGCGTTAGATGCTAATCATATTCCAGAAGCAGTTTATGATACATTATTAGAAGTTGTTGACAATCATTTACCATTATTGCATCGTTATGTAAATCTTAGAAAAGAGCTACTAGATGTAGAAGAATTGCATATGTATGATTTATATACACCGATTACAGGTGAAGCAGCGATTAGCTACACCTACGAAGAAGCCAAAGCCGAAACCTTAAAAGCCTTAGCGCCATTAGGAACGGAATATTTACCAATTGTTGAAGAAGCATTTGATAAACGATGGATTGATGTTGTTGAAAATGTAGGCAAGCGTAGTGGAGCTTATTCCTCTGGTGCATATGAAACAAATCCATATATTTTATTGAACTGGAATGATACACTGAATCAATTGTTTACGTTAGTTCATGAAATGGGGCATAGCGTTCATAGTTATTATACCCGTAAGAATCAGCCTTATGTTTACGGTGACTATTCTATTTTCTTAGCAGAAATTGCGTCGACAACTAATGAAAACTTACTGACAGAATATTTATTAGAAACTCAAACAGATCCTAAGGTCAGAGCCTATATCTTAAATCATTATTTAGATGGTTTTAAAGGAACAATTTTCCGTCAGACACAATTTGCTGAATTCGAGCATTTTATTCATGAGAAATCAGCTGCAGGAGTTCCTTTGACAGCCGATTATTTGTCAGAGTACTATGCTGATTTAAATGCTCGTTATTATGGTCCTTCTGTTGCGAAAGATCCTGAGATTGCAATTGAGTGGACTCGTATCCCGCATTTCTATTATAATTATTATGTGTATCAATATGCGACTGGTTTTTCAGCAGCTTCAGCATTATCGGCTAAAATTTTAGCCGGTGAAGAAGGCGCATTGGACCATTATTTGAATTATTTGAAATCGGGCAGTAGTGATTTTCCAATTGAAGTGATGAAAAAAGCTGGTGTCGATATGACTGAAAAAACCTATATTGAAGATGCCATGAAAGTTTTTGAAGCACGTTTAAATGAATTAGAAGCATTGATTGCTACTTTAAAAGGGTAA
- a CDS encoding competence protein CoiA — protein sequence MLVALTKENRYIFADQELKTDKKDYFCPGCGKGVFYKKGTTIQSHFAHYTQKDCQTFSEGETREHIAGKRLLFNWFKQQGIPCQLEAYLPDLKQRPDLLIWLSEKRPVAIEFQCSPISLKRMKERTKGYQQIGYEVYWVLGASFRSHQRLTNQQRSFLRYHKHLGLQLYYLNVIKKELDCFFQIKESEPFKKISSGLLLFSLVKKGHTLSELKSQLAKKNLAWISTKAEAIPNYLQRYQHYLNQGRFYRTKEVEEIQKYLYQQGKNLLNLPKEVYFPCYKNSFIQTSSIYWHYLIIEWIVCLDNGGCFIEMDYLGYLKQLVHEKKITLYSIPQLRDKVLTNSFLDYLSMLAQLGLIEKSGEKEWKLVKHPYFYQNEAEKNRDFIEIDQELEEKEF from the coding sequence ATGCTAGTAGCTTTAACAAAGGAGAATCGTTATATCTTTGCAGATCAAGAGTTAAAGACGGATAAGAAAGATTATTTTTGTCCAGGATGTGGCAAAGGAGTATTTTATAAAAAAGGCACTACGATTCAATCCCATTTTGCTCACTACACCCAAAAAGATTGTCAAACTTTTTCAGAAGGAGAAACAAGAGAACATATTGCAGGGAAGCGTCTGCTATTTAATTGGTTTAAACAACAAGGGATTCCATGTCAGTTAGAAGCTTATTTGCCAGATTTAAAACAGCGTCCCGATTTATTAATTTGGCTTTCTGAAAAGCGACCAGTAGCAATTGAATTTCAGTGCAGTCCAATTTCTTTAAAACGAATGAAAGAACGAACAAAAGGATACCAGCAAATAGGCTATGAAGTTTACTGGGTTTTAGGAGCAAGTTTTCGCAGTCATCAACGTCTAACAAATCAACAAAGAAGTTTTTTGCGTTATCATAAACACTTAGGCTTACAGTTATATTATTTAAATGTTATCAAAAAAGAGTTAGACTGTTTTTTTCAAATTAAAGAAAGTGAGCCTTTCAAAAAAATAAGTTCAGGTTTGTTGTTATTTTCCTTAGTAAAAAAAGGTCATACGCTTAGCGAATTGAAAAGCCAATTAGCAAAAAAAAATTTAGCCTGGATTAGTACTAAAGCAGAAGCAATCCCCAATTACTTACAACGGTATCAACATTACTTAAATCAAGGACGTTTTTATAGAACAAAAGAAGTGGAAGAGATACAAAAATATCTTTACCAACAAGGAAAAAATTTACTGAATCTACCAAAAGAAGTTTATTTTCCATGTTATAAAAATAGCTTCATTCAAACGTCTTCAATTTATTGGCATTATTTAATTATTGAATGGATTGTTTGTTTAGATAATGGAGGATGCTTTATAGAAATGGACTATTTGGGCTATTTAAAACAGTTAGTTCACGAAAAGAAAATCACTCTCTACTCCATTCCGCAACTAAGAGATAAGGTACTTACGAATTCCTTTTTGGACTATCTAAGTATGTTAGCTCAGTTAGGTTTAATTGAAAAGAGTGGTGAAAAAGAATGGAAGCTTGTGAAACATCCTTATTTTTATCAAAATGAAGCAGAAAAAAATCGTGATTTTATAGAAATTGATCAAGAATTAGAAGAGAAAGAGTTTTAG
- a CDS encoding ClbS/DfsB family four-helix bundle protein, with protein MVRPTTKIDLLTAANEQFAKLWELIDSMSLEIQGKLFEFSPEFLLKRKEAHWKRDKNLCDVLIHLYEWHQLLLNWVLSNQEGCTVPFLPKPYNWRNYGQLNLEFLERHQETSLNEAKKLLKDSHKHLLTMIESFTNEELFAKNKIPWTGTSTLGSYCVSATSSHYDWAIKKTKQHIKSLKK; from the coding sequence ATGGTAAGACCTACAACAAAAATAGATTTACTTACCGCAGCAAATGAACAATTTGCAAAATTATGGGAATTAATTGACAGTATGAGTCTAGAAATACAAGGGAAGCTTTTTGAATTCAGTCCAGAATTTTTATTAAAAAGAAAAGAAGCTCACTGGAAACGCGACAAAAACTTATGTGATGTACTTATTCATTTGTATGAATGGCATCAATTGTTACTAAATTGGGTCTTATCAAATCAAGAAGGATGTACCGTCCCATTCCTGCCTAAGCCTTATAATTGGAGAAACTATGGACAATTAAATCTTGAATTTTTAGAAAGACATCAAGAGACATCATTGAACGAAGCGAAAAAACTTCTTAAAGATAGCCATAAACACCTATTAACAATGATTGAATCTTTTACCAATGAAGAATTATTTGCAAAAAATAAAATTCCTTGGACTGGTACCTCTACGTTAGGAAGTTATTGCGTTTCTGCAACTTCCAGTCACTATGACTGGGCCATAAAAAAAACAAAACAGCATATTAAATCGCTAAAAAAATAG
- a CDS encoding adaptor protein MecA gives MEMEHINENTIRVLIENADLEERGITFLDLLGNHKQIETFFYSILEEVDVDEQFHESDAITFQVLPNGNGLELFISKGGGLNEQFDLSSLPENSTPEDFTEFVKKQILNSSTEPDEIDSYLQDPDLLTSEVVLKLGQFEDMISLANMMYLDNAVSNLYLYKDSYFLQLIFFVEEMTETSVEDEIAIALEFAEETPVTADVLGEYGKLIMEKSALELTRHYFK, from the coding sequence ATGGAAATGGAGCATATTAATGAAAATACCATTCGTGTGTTAATTGAAAATGCTGATTTGGAAGAACGCGGTATTACTTTTTTAGATTTACTAGGGAATCATAAACAAATTGAGACCTTCTTTTATAGTATTCTTGAAGAAGTAGATGTTGACGAGCAATTCCATGAATCTGATGCAATTACGTTTCAAGTGTTACCCAACGGCAATGGCTTGGAATTGTTTATCAGTAAAGGCGGCGGATTAAATGAGCAATTTGATTTATCTTCTTTGCCTGAAAACTCAACTCCAGAGGATTTTACCGAATTTGTTAAAAAGCAAATCTTAAATAGTTCAACTGAACCTGATGAAATTGACTCTTATTTACAAGACCCAGACTTATTAACTTCAGAAGTTGTTTTAAAGTTAGGACAATTTGAAGATATGATTTCATTAGCTAATATGATGTATTTAGACAATGCTGTGTCAAATCTATACTTATATAAAGATTCGTATTTCTTACAATTAATCTTTTTTGTAGAAGAGATGACTGAAACAAGCGTTGAAGATGAAATCGCAATTGCTCTTGAATTTGCTGAAGAAACACCTGTGACTGCAGATGTTCTGGGAGAATATGGTAAACTGATTATGGAAAAAAGTGCATTAGAATTAACGAGACATTACTTTAAGTAG